GCGTCCTGGGCCTGCGGGTGCGCACGGCGGGCGTCGGCCCGGAGGGGCCGGTCGCCGACGACGGCCGCGCACCCGGCCTGATGCGGGGGCTGGTCCGCACGCTTCTGCTGTGCGGGGTCATCCCGGCGGTCGTCTGGGACGCCGACGGTCGCGGGTTGCACGACCGCGCCGCAGGCACCGCGATCGTGCGGCGCTGAGCCGGGCTCAGCGGCCGCGCATGCCCTTGCGGTCCGGGCGCGCCTTGGTCGGGTCGATGCCCTTGGGCAGCGGCGGCCGCATCGCGCCGAGCGCGGTGAGGCGCTTGTCGACCTCCGCGACCTCCTGCTTGGTGAGCTGCGGCTTGAGCTTGCGCACCGCGACGGGCAGCTTGCGCAGCGGCACCTGACCCTCGCCGTTGCCGCACTGCAGCAGCGTGATCGGCACGGACGGGACCACGCGTGCGGTGCGCTTGCGCTCGTTCTCCAGGAGCCGGGACGCCCGGCCCGCGGGGCCCTCGGCGATGAGGACGATGCCGGGGCGGCCCACGCCCCGGAACACCATGTCCTGCGTGCGCGGGTCCACCGCGACGGGCTCCTCGGGGAACGTCCAGCCGCGGCGGATGGTGCGCAGCGCGGCGAGCGCGGCACCAGGCTTGCCCTCGATGCGCGAGTACGCGGCCGTCTCGGCCCGCCGCACCAGCACGAACATCGCGGCCAGGAACGCGAACGGGATGGCCAGCAGCAGCCAGTAGACGACGGCGCCGGTGAGCGTGCCGACGATGACGCCGACCGCGATGATCCCGACGAACACCGCCAGCAGGATCCACGTGACGCTCGGGTCGACCTCCCGCGTCATGCGGTAGGCCTCCCACACCTGGTGGTACCAGCGGACCTTCTTGGTCTTGGTGGCTGCAGGCGTGGC
The Cellulomonas gilvus ATCC 13127 DNA segment above includes these coding regions:
- a CDS encoding DUF4191 domain-containing protein is translated as MARNTDPATPAATKTKKVRWYHQVWEAYRMTREVDPSVTWILLAVFVGIIAVGVIVGTLTGAVVYWLLLAIPFAFLAAMFVLVRRAETAAYSRIEGKPGAALAALRTIRRGWTFPEEPVAVDPRTQDMVFRGVGRPGIVLIAEGPAGRASRLLENERKRTARVVPSVPITLLQCGNGEGQVPLRKLPVAVRKLKPQLTKQEVAEVDKRLTALGAMRPPLPKGIDPTKARPDRKGMRGR